Proteins encoded in a region of the Poecilia reticulata strain Guanapo linkage group LG14, Guppy_female_1.0+MT, whole genome shotgun sequence genome:
- the abr gene encoding active breakpoint cluster region-related protein isoform X5, with product MTEILVSDVNLNSVCERLEQQCCVDQNQHNLSSQPQTPVLKRHSNTGAKLWGRVRSKLLRQKLDPQTVQSKNWHMDVIEMNGIKVEFSMKFTSRDLSLKRTPSKKQSGVFGVKINVVTKRERSKVPYIVRQCIEEVEKRGIDEVGIYRISGVATDIQALKLAFDTNTKDILVMLSDMDINAIAGTLKLYFRELPEPLLTDRLYPAFMEGIALSDPAAKENCMMHLLRSLPDPNLMTFLTLLEHLKRVAEKEPVNKMSLHNLATVFGPTLLRPSESESAKGQHITCASDIWSHDVMAQVQVLLYYLQHPPISFAELKRNTLYFSTDV from the exons ATGACGGAGATCCTGGTGTCGGATGTAAACTTGAACTCTGTGTGCGAGCGTCTGGAGCAGCAGTGCTGcgtggaccagaaccagcacaaTCTGTCCAGCCAGCCCCAGACCCCGGTGCTCAAGAGACACTCCAACACGGGGGCCAAGCTGTGGGGCCGCGTCCGCAGCAAGCTGCTGAGACAAAAG CTGGACCCACAGACCGTGCAGTCCAAGAACTGGCACATGGACGTCATCGAGATGAACGGG ATTAAGGTGGAGTTTTCCATGAAGTTTACAAGTCGGGACCTCAGCTTGAAGAGAACGCCGTCCAAAAAGCAGAGCGGGGTGTTTGGAGTGAAGATCAACGTGGTCACAAA GCGCGAGCGCTCCAAGGTGCCTTACATCGTCCGCCAGTGCATTGAGGAAGTGGAGAAGAGGGGGATTGACGAAGTGGGAATCTACAGGATCTCAGGGGTGGCCACGGACATCCAGGCCCTCAAATTAGCATTCGACACAA ATACCAAAGACATCCTGGTGATGCTGAGTGACATGGACATAAACGCCATCGCTGGAACACTCAAGCTGTATTTCAGGGAGCTGCCGGAGCCTCTTCTCACAGACCGTCTCTACCCAGCCTTTATGGAGGGCATAG CTCTCTCAGACCCTGCAGCCAAGGAGAACTGCATGATGCACCTTCTGCGCTCTCTGCCCGACCCCAACCTCATGACCTTCCTCACTCTGCTGGAGCACCTGAAAAG GGTGGCTGAGAAGGAGCCCGTCAACAAGATGTCCCTCCATAACCTGGCCACCGTGTTCGGACCCACCCTGCTCCGGCCCTCCGAGTCAGAAAGCGCCAAGGGACAGCACATCACGTGCGCCTCCGACATCTGGTCACATGATGTCATGGCACAG GTCCAGGTGTTGCTCTACTACCTGCAGCATCCTCCGATCTCCTTCGCCGAACTCAAGCGCAACACGCTCTACTTCTCCACTgacgtctaa
- the timm22 gene encoding mitochondrial import inner membrane translocase subunit Tim22 — protein sequence MAASTGPADAAASDSTGPASSVPTMGSPTIQYSMVLEHLVGEKRPIKDLRPGVMGGLPVPPKSDEQKMIERGMESCAFKSVLACVGGFVLGGAFGVFTAGIDTNVGFDPKDPLRTPTAREVLKDMGQRGMSYAKNFAIVGAMFSCTECIIESHRGKSDWKNAVYSGCVTGGAIGFRAGLKAGVLGCGGFAAFSAAIEYYLR from the exons ATGGCCGCGTCCACGGGGCCTGCAGATGCTGCTGCCTCAGACTCTACAGGTCCAGCTTCCTCGGTTCCGACCATGGGCAGTCCAACGATCCAGTATAGTATGGTTCTGGAGCACCTGGTAGGGGAGAAGCGGCCCATTAAAGATCTGAGACCCGGAGTTATGGGGGGTCTGCCGGTGCCTCCGAAAAGCGACGAGCAGAAGATGATAGAGAGGGGAATGGAGAGCTGCGCCTTCAAGTCCGTCCTGGCCTGTGTAGGAG GGTTTGTCCTCGGAGGAGCTTTTGGTGTGTTCACTGCTGGTATCGACACCAACGTCGGCTTCGACCCCAAAGACCCCCTGAGGACGCCGACGGCTCGAGAAGTCCTTAAAGACATGGGCCAGAGGGGCATGTCGTACGCCAAGAACTTTGCTATTGTGGGCGCCATGTTTTCCTGCACCGAGTGCATCATTGAATCA CACAGAGGAAAGTCCGACTGGAAGAATGCGGTGTACAGTGGCTGTGTGACCGGAGGAGCCATAGGCTTTCGCG CTGGTCTCAAAGCCGGAGTCCTCGGATGTGGAGGATTTGCTGCGTTCTCCGCTGCCATCGAATATTACTTGCGATGA